A genomic segment from Nicotiana sylvestris chromosome 1, ASM39365v2, whole genome shotgun sequence encodes:
- the LOC138870284 gene encoding uncharacterized protein, producing the protein MAIDMNVQELLVIGDSDLLIHQELRKRFTKTEFQHVPRIQNEFTDALATQSYMIQHPGKNFIDPILVKIHNQPAYCAHVEEEADGKPWFHDIKEYLAKGEYSELVNPTQKRTLRRLSNNFFHIGGILQIRHRDIRTLSIGNIKEEYSSAGTSRLLECRKNPFIKNENTLAP; encoded by the exons atggccattgacatgaatgttcaagagctgctagtgattggagattcagacttgcttatacatcag gaattgagaaagaggttcacgaagacagaattccagcatgttcccagaatccagaatgagttcaccGATGCATTGGCAACCCAATCATATATGatacaacatcccggcaagaatttcattgatcccattctggtgaaaatccataatcagccagcttactgtgcccatgttgaagaggaagcagacggaaagccatggtttcatgatatcaaggaatatttagcaAAAGGAGAGTACTCGGAGCTTgtgaatcctactcagaaacgcacacttcgaagattgtccaacaacttctttcacatcggaggaatcct ACAAATAAGGCATAGGGATATTCGTACATTGTCAATAGGAAacattaaggaggaatattcaagtgCGGGAACCAGTCGTCTTCTGGAGTGTAGGAAAAATCCgtttatcaagaatgagaatactCTGGCACCTTGA